AGTCGAGCTTGATACACTCAAACTCTAGCAGCAGTATGGCCACAGTCGCAGCGGCGACTGCTGACAGTTTGATAGGGGCGTACGGAAATATCAATGGGCCTCTTTACGAGTATGGAAATGAAAGCGGCGGACGGTTAATGGTGCTGGGCTATggaagcaccgaaaacggtACGTCCCCGGACGAGAATGCAATTCACATGATGCGCAACGAGCATATCGCCATCATGCAGACGCTTTGCAATCGAACTGCGCTGTTAGGAGCTATTCGCAATTACACGAAGACGGGAAACGTAACCAATGCGCTAAAAGTTGCTGTGCGCATGGACGAACAGCAAATTCTGGTTGATGTGTTGGGTGCAATATTGGAAAAGACGTAAGATACTCGTTGCTGATGTGAAGGTGATTCGCGTATGGAACTCTTTTTTATGTGtatatgtttttgtttgttttcagtaCGCAATGGTCGCTCGACATGTGTGTGTTACTGTTGCCTAAAGTATATGATCTGTTGCAAAGTGAACATAAATTGTAAGTATTTTTTAAATGAGGATTTTTAAGAACGGTTCATTGCAAGCGATTGCATGATGTAACTGTATGTATCTAAAACCGTTCATAGCGGGATGTCGATAGGAGCAGTGGCTGGTGAGCTAGGGAGGTCTCACAACACCGCCCGTAAAACACAACAGAGAtcaacattgtctctggtgtaGTCCAAGTTTTAGTTTCTTCGGTTCAGAgttcgaaataaaattaaaaacagttgaaaattaaacacggatgattagaaaaaaaaacaaatcgatgTATAACTTTTTGGTGCTATTTTTTCTTGTCTCATATAGCTACTGTACCAGAGCGTGCGATACACTGCGCGTAATCCTTTCCACCTTTCTCCCGGTGATACGTGAAAATACTGATTCGTGGGCCGCATGTACACTCGGAGTCGACGTTAGTCGCGAGGAGCGTCAAAACAAATGTTTGGAGTGCAAGAGCTGGCTGCTAAAGATACGCTGCCTACCAGAGAACGCAGTGATGGGAAACAATCTGCAGCAGCTCCAAAATATGATCGTGGATATCTGAGGGAGACGTGCGGTATAACGGTTGGTGCATCTTAGATCTTAAATATATAATGCTTAATAATTATaacctgcagctgctgcaaaACAAGATCTTGGATATCTTATGCTGGCGTGCGATATAACGTTTGGTACGTCCTACATACATAGTGCTCATTATCCTTCAATTGAGGTCGAAAGAAATATCTAGTTGAAGGTCATCATCATATTAAAAGCAGATTTAGAGACGAGAAACATACCTTGACAGCATTAAGCTCGTCATGCAGTGGTTGCAATTCGCAATTACAGTAGTCAAACTGAGCATTTGACTATAAGCAAGCTGTGTTCAAAgtgggtgccgcgtttgctcaaGAAAGTGTTGAGCAGTGTTTTGGTCATGTTTGAACGTAAAACATGAAATTTTTGCACCAATATGTGATAATGAAATGTGGATGTGTGAATATTACGGATGGAACATGTATCCATCACTTCATCACACTTCGAAATCAAAATGATCGTTAACTGATTGGAGagcaactggtgaacctcgCCCAAAGCATTCGAAAGCACAATCATTGTCTGGAAAGGTTGACCTCGATATTCTGTGATGTGCGTGGTGTAATAATCATCGACAATCTTGGGAAtgggaaataccatcaacagtggATATTATAATATATTATATTGTATTATATATACTTTCGTGGGgccgggacttttcagcccgtGTGTTATACCaagctgttcaataagttttgcggttcgattaGAAAAACGCAATGTtatggtttgtgtttttgttccattgttccaTTGTTAGCGAATGCGGAACCCATTGTGCACACAGCTGTCTGAAACCCAACACTTCAGTCCAAATATTGCCTACACCGGCCAATGAGATGCCTaaggcttctactaaatctctttcactttcatttcagattgaaatgaacttTCCCATACGTTCGTATGAAGAGTGTACGaacataacaaaattaatttaaactagtagcagcagcgggctACTGAATCGCAAAACTGATTGAACAATCCAATATATAAGTCGTCCAAAGTTCGTTTTTGGAAATAACAGCAAACGTGCATTACATCCAATGGTTATTATTTGATAGAAGAAcatgaaacatgaaaacaaTACATTGAACATACAAGTTTATTAGAAAAATCCTACCATTGACTTCAATGGCATTTATTAAAGTGCTGCTGGGTATACACTGTTTTTAGTTTGTTCTCCACGTCACTGTTGGTGCATATTTGCATATCATGACGACGATACAGTATCTGgcgaaacataatttatcatctgaacatttgaatagTATGTGAAAATAATTGTACATATTCGTTAGGAACTGTTCTTTTAAGATGTTGAGTGTTAGtttaaggttttaaaagcaaaataaagactaataaatgtaatttttatttaatctcGTGTAAAGTGTTGGCTCGTTCGTATATCATCCATCTCGCTGCACCAATCAATCGATTTCTATGCGAAACACGTTAGTTCGAACTCTAACAGTACATCAACTCGAGTGCAAAACATTAAGTTGGTGCCTAATACGGTTCTAatcgttctaataataatagcaaataacaataataattagggtagatttagttatttatgTGTTATATTAACCTGATTTTTATATGTTTCGATATTCAAATGCAGAATTAACAAAGAGAATTGAGAATCGAGAGATTAAATTCATAACACATTATTTTATATatacttttgtttttatgttgcctcaCGTCGATAAACCAGTTGGCAACGCTCGTCGTGGTCCAGGTGTTTGACTCggggccaacaaccccgcccgtatAAAACACAACGTTCCAGGGAGCAATAGAGATTAACTTTATCTCTGTCGCGGCCCAAGATCGCTCGGTGGTTGCAGCcggataaaaaaaaagtttcccaGCTTGTAAGATGGCAATAGCTCGAAGTGTTGTAAGCTAACTgacgaaaaaagtaaaatgttaataaatatGAATGGTAAAGTAACAgtgataattaaaaaaacagtTGACAACAGCGAAGGATGGCTGCTTTGCTATTCACGCAAAAGTCGGTCGGTCTAATTAGCCAAAAAAGGTATACATAATACTAAAAGGTAAAAAAAGGTTGTGTCCGTCGTGAATTGAGCGACTAGTTCGTAGTTATGACAATATTCAAACGCAACAAGCCATTTGCAAGCAGCAGTGTTTCATAATTTACGATTCTACCCTTTACAGCTTATACGCAAGAATGTATCCATTTATGTTTCCAACATTTCTTCCATCTCGTACAGTGACAGATATTTTCACAGAGCAGAGCGAGTATAACATTTGACGACAAACTACACACAGTGGTCGGCGTCACGTGGCAAATGAAGCACAACGGGCAACATTTGGAGCAAGGGGCGCGATTGCGATCATGGACCAAGTACTCACCATTGATGGGGCGGGCACCTCAGGCAAATTGATTAAGAACAATTGAAATTGTATTTTGCGGTATTGTTGGCAACTTCGGGTGGATCATGCTACCATAAGCGCTGCAATTTGCGAAGCCGATTATACCGGGGTTCTGGTTTTGTGCCGCTGCCGGCTGTCACAGGACTGAATGGCAACACCTTTCTTAGGTTCGACCTATAGTCTCGGCGACATGCTCGGTATAAAAGAACACGCTGAACCATATACCCTCTCATTACGCCAGCTGGTGGTGGATCATACCGTTGCTTCTGTGCTTTGTGGAAACCCTGTGCTTTGGAAACTCTCAACAGGATTTCTTCTATCAAACGCTTCCGGTTCGACCATACGCACAGATCTTGTCTgtgataaaaagaaaaacgctcATCGAGCTACCCGGTATCCTCATCAACCGAGCCGTTTACGTTGTGCTCACTAGTGCTAGACGCGCTGTggtgtttcgttttggtttgtgTCGATTGTGGTCATTGTGAACTGTTCTGGTAAAATGTCGTACATCGGCAACGCGTCGGATGTGGAACAGGAGAAAAACCTTTCGGAATACCGGCGCCAGCGAAGTTCGAGCAATCTTATTGCCACTGGCGCAAAGCAGTCGGTCGGTAGCCCCAAAATGACCGATGTCCTTTGGAACGATAAGCGTGCAGCGCGAGCCATCAAcgccagcgacgacgatgactcGGAGGTGTCGGACAGTGAGAATTTTCTCGCCAAGGGCGCGTTCCTGTTAACTCCCTCGCACGAACTGTCGATGGACCGGGCCGCGTTGATCTGCGAAAAAATGAACTTCAAGGGATGCTTCAGCCTGACCAAAACCGCTACCGGCATCCTGTTCAAGTTTTCCAGCCCCGAAGACTACCAGGCAGTGTTCAAGAAGGGCTTTCATAAGGTTACCGGTGCGCGGTTTTACAAAAAGATCGCCATACCCTGTCGGCCGCAGAAAACGTTCATGCTGTACGTATTCGACGTGCCAGAGGACTTGCCAGAGGAAGACATTAGGCACTCACTGTACCGTTTCAATTCTGTGGTTGAGGTTGTACGGCTGGTAGTGCACTATCAAAAACCGTCGATTCAGCAGGATCCCAGCCAGCCACTACACGCTGGTGGTAAGCGACCACGAACATGCACTCGACTGATGTACTATGTTTCTCCCTGCCTCTCTTTCTGTCCctctatctttctctcgccctctctctctctctcccgctttCTCATCTTCATTTTTCGCCTGTGTTTccacgtttttctttcggtctGCATGAGGGCACATGACGTGTTCGTTACTCTCGCGACTCCCGACGTTCGCATATGGTCCCTGTTCGCATTACTTGTTTCCTTGCACGTTTTTGATTGGCATACCATTTGAAATTGTCCAACAGCAGCTGGAACACAACCAAAGCCGCAAGTGCCGAAGCTTTCGACTGCCAAACCGATAGACGAGCAGGACGTGGCGCTGCAAAAAGAgtctccgccgccgcccataCGTATCACGCTCGCTTCGCTAGATGAGTACAATCACCTACTACAGAACGGGCTCGACTTTTACGGGGCTACTTTTTTTCCCACCGAAGCCCAGCTGCCGCCCCATGCAGCCAAAATAGCAACCAAACGAGGAGCGTAAGTAactaataaaatcaaaacgtTGTAACTATGTGTTACCCGGCTTTGGTAGAGCTCTAGCTTCTTTAGCAactatcttcttcttctcgttaCATTTTGCTCACGTTATTCTCTCTTTTGCTATGTTTTCATCTTCCCCCTCCAAAATTAGGCGCATGATTGATGGCAGCATTCCTGGACGGGTCCGCGAATTGCTGCCCGTGTTTGACGCGGCCGGATTCAGCAAAATTCCTCCCCCGGcatcgaaaacaatcaaaccgCGCCCATAAAACCTATAAAAGGTCCTTTCAATTTATTCGCCGCATGCAATCTTCGCGAAACCCTCCACCAAGCttaaccgaaacgaaaccaaaccaTCTAAGGTCACCCCCGATGCACGTACACCTCACTCGGCACGCAGCCATCCGATAAACATTCCAAGAACGATCATCCCTAACTGCACCCTAATTGTCAAGACGTGCCATACCGTCGAGTCGTACGGTCGACTGTTACGCATGATTTACGATGGTACAGCAACTAGGGGAAATCACGCGGAGAACAAAACCACACGTTACAGGTAACGATCGAAACGTTGCCAAATTAGTGGAACGTATCTGATAGCAATCAAGCGATCGATGGTAGCAACTCCGTGGTACTATAAAAGGGGTTGATCATTCTTCGACCATGtcattttcctgttttgctggctggcttcttGTCTTTCATACATTTGTCGTGTCACTAAGCACATAGATAAGTATACGTCATTTGGGCTTGCCTCTTTCGGCAGGAGGCCACAAAATGTCTGCATACAGTTCCTCGTAAGAAGGTTTATGTTTAATGCTTTGCTTCGATGCAGCACGAGTAGGAAGTTAGTTGATTGGAACAAGTGTCTCTAGGCTCTGTTCATGCCTTCACTACTGATTACTTTCCATAGTTACATTTCTGGCCTTATTACAAGTGAATGCATGTGTAGCATTGTGTTAGAACAATATTTtcttgatttatttattgttactGGCAGTCTAGCATTTCCCTCACTAAGCCGAACCTATGCAGTATCTCCGCAAAAGTATGGATCGGTTGAGGATCCAGCTGTGCAAGATGAtaacaacaaaatcaatcattgTAACGTTTGCTCTATCAAGGCAATTTTCCTACAGATAATAAAATGGCAGCCGATTGACCAATGGAACAGAGGTTTGAAGCAATCTTCTATCAAACGCCTGAACTGATAATCCGAAGATAATCATAAATGATAGTCCGAATGTTTACATGTCATCGAAATGATTATAATCGACGAATCGGAAGCATAGCAAGCAATATAATTACTTATCCGGCCACAAacgccgagcggtctttgcctgcttcagggaacttttccaccgctcgcggtcgagaggTAGTTGGCCGTTAGATACTCCGAAATAGAGACCTCAGGGACCATCTACTATAAGCCCaaccagatcctggcctatgctgagGGTTtacattccgattccggttttTGGAAAAATGCTTTGTGGATAGATAATTTTATAATCTTCTTCTCTTATAAATGAACTTCGAAAACCTTCTGTACTTCCTACATTCACCGCACAGACTGTTATTTTTTACCTTTACATTTTAAAAGATACCGAAAGTCGTCGATGCCGTAGAAAAGTCTGTATTCTATTGCTGCGACCAACGCAGTGTGGCGATTTTAAAAGTTGAATGATTTTGAAAGGCTACAAAGCCTCTCGTATTTTTGTGTCGACgacacatgggctgaaaagtggCAAGCcttttgagtacattttcgattccTTGGTTTCCCATGTGCCATCAAAGACAAAGTTTTGTGAACAATAATTATCTTTTATTGTACTGATCCAAACAAAAGTTATTTGTTCTTTTTATGAATTTCCGAATGAAGTGGTAGTGCGAATGATGAGTGGAACGTTGTCTTagattttacacacaaacggctcTCCACCGGTATGAATGCGAACGTGATCTTTGAATTTGTCTAACCGTGCAAACTTGGACGtacaatgcggacactgatggtattggtccttgttgtggattttcttatgtcgAACCAGATTGCTTAAATACCTGAATGCTTGGTCACATATTTCACACACATAAGGCTTGTTGAATAACTGTGCAAACTTAGACGGACAATacggacactgatggtgttggtccttgttatgaGTTTTCTTATGTTCTGTCAGATTGCTTGAACACCTGAATGTTTGATTACATATTTCACACGCATaaggcttttcgccggtatgagtgcggatgtgaatctttagATGGCATGGACGAATATAtgttgcggaacaatgagggcagtgGTGCTTCCCCTTATTGCGATGGCCTTTGCTATGGGCTTTCCGATTTCTGCCATTGTCAACTTGTTGACGACTCCGATGGTTATACGAGCGCAACCGATGTAGCGATTTGTTGTTACACGCATAAGGCATTacgtcggtgtgtgtccggatgtgaatctttagCTGGCTTGGACGAATATAAgttgcggaacaatgagggcaCGGATGCTTTTGTTTACGGCAAGGACTTTTTCTGACGGTGTTCCGATTTCTGCCACTGTCAACTTGTTGACGACTCCGAAGATTATACGAGCGCAACCGATGTAGCGTTTTTTCTTCATCCATTTCAGCAATTCCGTTTCGAATTAATTCTGATGGCGAATCATTAACACATGTGTTGGTCGTCGCAGGGGGATCTTCTCGATCGTGGCAGATTAACTCTGAAGTTGGACTGTTATCCtgttcatcgacatcggcaTTCTCTAACTTGAatgcaattggattttcttctgcttcgaataaatcatctgcctggttgccacaacattcatgtgTCCCATTTACGTGAGGAACTATACAACTCCTCTGAATCAAGTGCAAATcgttcgctgcatccggtgcggtggcttcagttttgattaacaattctgtgccaaccgtttcTTCAGCAGAATGGCCAAGATGGTCTGTACTGATGTCTGCCTCGTACTTcactgtgttttgcttttcggtaaatCCATTGACCAgtgcaatgtttttgttgcatcgccagcgaaacgcaTACATCTTATCCAAACGCGATTCGCAATTCGTGCACAAAAATgatggaactccaggtaatACATTGGCCTACAAAAGTACAACTCTCATAAAACAGTCTTTCTTGTGGAATAGGCTGAGATGTCTGTTTTAACCATCTTCCTacctgaaaaccggtacaatcGAAGAGTTGTTGAAGCTTGTATTGTCCGGACTCGTCGTTCGTTAGGGGCTCCAAAGCTTCACATTTCGACAGGCACCATCGGCATACTTTGGatctggaaaataatgtgctATCACacctttttatcattttgaacACCGACTTACTCAACATCATTCTCTTTCTTGATTAATGCCGCAGCTTTCATTTTGACTGCAATCGTATATTTCTGTGCAGAGATTTTATAAATACGTCCGGGTTGGATTTGTGTTCTATTCTGTGGTACTATTTGACAGCG
This window of the Anopheles cruzii chromosome X, idAnoCruzAS_RS32_06, whole genome shotgun sequence genome carries:
- the LOC128269028 gene encoding uncharacterized protein LOC128269028 isoform X1, with amino-acid sequence MSYIGNASDVEQEKNLSEYRRQRSSSNLIATGAKQSVGSPKMTDVLWNDKRAARAINASDDDDSEVSDSENFLAKGAFLLTPSHELSMDRAALICEKMNFKGCFSLTKTATGILFKFSSPEDYQAVFKKGFHKVTGARFYKKIAIPCRPQKTFMLYVFDVPEDLPEEDIRHSLYRFNSVVEVVRLVVHYQKPSIQQDPSQPLHAGAAGTQPKPQVPKLSTAKPIDEQDVALQKESPPPPIRITLASLDEYNHLLQNGLDFYGATFFPTEAQLPPHAAKIATKRGARMIDGSIPGRVRELLPVFDAAGFSKIPPPASKTIKPRP
- the LOC128269028 gene encoding uncharacterized protein LOC128269028 isoform X4 is translated as MSYIGNASDVEQEKNLSEYRRQRSSSNLIATGAKQSVGSPKMTDVLWNDKRAARAINASDDDDSEVSDSENFLAKGAFLLTPSHELSMDRAALICEKMNFKGCFSLTKTATGILFKFSSPEDYQAVFKKGFHKVTGARFYKKIAIPCRPQKTFMLYVFDVPEDLPEEDIRHSLYRFNSVVEVVRLVVHYQKPSIQQDPTGTQPKPQVPKLSTAKPIDEQDVALQKESPPPPIRITLASLDEYNHLLQNGLDFYGATFFPTEAQLPPHAAKIATKRGARMIDGSIPGRVRELLPVFDAAGFSKIPPPASKTIKPRP
- the LOC128269028 gene encoding uncharacterized protein LOC128269028 isoform X3, whose amino-acid sequence is MSYIGNASDVEQEKNLSEYRRQRSSSNLIATGAKQSVGSPKMTDVLWNDKRAARAINASDDDDSEVSDSENFLAKGAFLLTPSHELSMDRAALICEKMNFKGCFSLTKTATGILFKFSSPEDYQAVFKKGFHKVTGARFYKKIAIPCRPQKTFMLYVFDVPEDLPEEDIRHSLYRFNSVVEVVRLVVHYQKPSIQQDPSQPLHAAAGTQPKPQVPKLSTAKPIDEQDVALQKESPPPPIRITLASLDEYNHLLQNGLDFYGATFFPTEAQLPPHAAKIATKRGARMIDGSIPGRVRELLPVFDAAGFSKIPPPASKTIKPRP
- the LOC128269028 gene encoding uncharacterized protein LOC128269028 isoform X2, with the protein product MSYIGNASDVEQEKNLSEYRRQRSSSNLIATGAKQSVGSPKMTDVLWNDKRAARAINASDDDDSEVSDSENFLAKGAFLLTPSHELSMDRAALICEKMNFKGCFSLTKTATGILFKFSSPEDYQAVFKKGFHKVTGARFYKKIAIPCRPQKTFMLYVFDVPEDLPEEDIRHSLYRFNSVVEVVRLVVHYQKPSIQQDPSQPLHAGAGTQPKPQVPKLSTAKPIDEQDVALQKESPPPPIRITLASLDEYNHLLQNGLDFYGATFFPTEAQLPPHAAKIATKRGARMIDGSIPGRVRELLPVFDAAGFSKIPPPASKTIKPRP